CGTTGATCACCGGGATGCCGGCATGGCGGGCCAGGCGCTCGACGGTCGCCTGCTCGAAGGTCCGGGCCACCACGGCGTCGACCCAGCGTCCGAGGTTCCTGGCGACGTCGGTCACCGACTCACGGCGGCCGAGGCCGATGTCCTGGGCGGCCAGGTAGACGGGAGCCCCCCCGAGCTGGGCCATGCCGACCTCGAACGTGACCCGCGTCCGCAGCGACGGCTTCTCGAAGACGAGCGCCAGCGACCGCCCGCGGAGCGGCGTGGCGTGGACGCCGGCCTTGACACGGGCCTTCCAGTCGGCGGCCAGTCGGAACAGATCGTCGACGTCCGTGCGCGAGAGGTCCGTGATCGACAGCAGGTGCTTCACGACGCGCTCCGGCCGAAGACGTGGGTCAGGATCTCGACCGCGCGATCCACGTCGGTCTCGTCGACGACGAGCGGCGGCGTCAACCGGAGCACGGTGTCACCGGCGCTCAGGACCAGGAGACCCTGGTCGCGGCAGGCCGCGACGACGCCGGAGGCCGGCCGATCGAGCTCGATCCCGATCAGCAGCCCCTTCCCGCGGACTTCGCGGAGGGCCGGCAGCCGGAGGGCCCGCAGGCGATCGAGCAAGTAGGTGCCGACGCGGTCCGCTCGCTCGGGGAGCTTGTCCTCGAGCATGGTGGTGACGGTGGCGACCCCGACGGTGGTCGCGAAAGGGTTGCCACCGAAGGTGGTGCCATGGGTGCCCGCCAGCATGACGCGCGCGCAGAACTCTTTGGCCAGCATGGCACCGATGGGGATGCCGCTGGCCAGCGCCTTGGCCAGCGTCATGACGTCGGGCTCGACCCCCCAGTGCTGGTGCGCCCACAGCCGCCCGGTCCGGCCCATCCCGGTCTGGATCTCGTCGAAGACGAGGAGCGCGCCGCTCGTGTCACAGAGCCCCCGGAGCCCGGCCAGGTAGCCATCCGGCGCCACGTTCACCCCGCCCTCGCCCTGGATCGGCTCCACCAGGATCGCCGCCGTCCGGTTGTCCACCGCTCGCTCGGCCGCCCGCAGGTCGCCGAACGGCACGTACTTGAACCCCGGCAGCAGCGGCTCGAAGCCGTGCTGATACTTCTCGTTCGGCGTCGCCGACAGCGCCCCCATGGTCCGGCCGTGGAAGGCCCCCCGCATGGTGACGATGTCCACGCGATCCGTGCTGAGCACGTCCTTGGCGTACTTCCGGACCAGCTTGATGGCCGCCTCGTTCGCCTCCGTGCCCGAGTTGCAGAAGAAGGCGCGGTCCGCGAAGGAGTGCTCGCAGAGGAGCTTGGCCAGGTGGATCTGCGACGGGATCTGGTAGAGGTTCGACACATGGAGCAGCGTCGTCGCCTGCTCCCGGATCGCCCCGACGATCTTCGGGTGGCTGTGCCCGAGCGCGTCCACCGCGATGCCGCCGACGAAATCGAGGTACTCCTTGCCGTCCGTGTCCCAGACCCGCACACCCTCGCCACGCACCAGGCAGAGGGGCGCCCGGGCGTAGTTCTGCATGAGATAGCGGTTCGCCAAATCGAGCAGTGTCTTCGTGTCCTGGCTCATGGTCGCCTCCGGAGTGCGGCGGATCGCCGCGGACAGGGGATCTTCAGCAGGACCGCGCGCCAACGGCGCGGGGACCCGAACCGGGTCGGAATCCCCCCGGGCGGCGATGGAGGCTCGACCTCCGCCGCGACCCGGGGCCAAGCCTCATCCGGAGGTGGGCAGGCATGGCTCGCTTATCTTAGCACGAGCCGTCAGGGGCTGGGCCCGCGCAACCTTGTCCCTCAGGGGTCTGGGAGGGGCCGGCGAGGCCCCCTCCCATGACTCAGAGGACGATCTCGGTGCCGATCCCTTCCTTGGTGAAGATCTCGAGCAGGATCGCGTGGGCGATGCGGCCGTCCAGGATGTGGGCCTTGGCCGTCCCCCCGGCCAGCGCCCGGAGGGCCGAGTCCACCTTGGGGAGCATGCCCCCCTCGATCACGCCGGCGGCCACCAGGCGTCTGGCCTCGGCCTGGGTCAGGGTCGAGAGGAGGTCGCCGCCGGGCCCCCGGATCCCCTCGACGTCGGTGAGGTGGATGAGCTTCTCCGCGCTGAGTGCCGCCGCCACCTCACCGGCCACCAGGTCCGCGTTGATGTTGTAGGTCTCGCGATCGACGCCCACACCCACCGGCGCGATGACGGGGATGAACCCGTTGTTCTCGAGCAGCCGGAGCAGCTCCGGATTGACCGCCTCCACCTCGCCCACCAGCCCGATGTCCACATCGGCCCCGGCCGCCGTGCGATGGGTCATCTTCCGCGCCCGAATGAGCGTGCCGTCCTTGCCGCTCAGGCCGACCGCGCGTCCCCCGTGGTAGTTGATGAGGCCCACGATCTCCTGGTTGATGCGACCGACGAGCACCATCTCGACGATCTCCATCGTCTCCTCGTCGGTCACGCGCATCCCGCCGACCCGGCGCGGCTCCTTGCCGAGCCGCTTCATGAAGGTGTCGATCTGGGGCCCGCCGCCGTGGACGATGACGGGGTTCATCCCCACGTACTTCAAGAGGATCACGTCCAGGGCGAAGCCCTCGGTGAGGTGCGGCGCCTCCATCGCGGCGCCGCCATACTTGATGACGAACGTCTTCCCCCAGAAGGCGCGGATGTAGGGAAGCGCCTCCATCAGGGTCCCGGCCTTCTCGATCAGCTTCTCCATGGCTCCCGTCACGACAGGGCGACCCCGGGCGATCCGTCGGCGACCGTCCGCGGGAAGATGGGCGCGTCCATCGTCAGAGGATGTAGCGGCTCAGGTCTTCGTCCTTCACGACGTCGGCCAGGCGCGCCTGGACGTAGCCCGCGTCGATGGCGAGGGCCTTCCCGGGCATCTCCGGCGCCTGGAACGAGATCTCCTCGAGGAGCCGCTCCAGGATCGTGTAGAGCCGCCGGGCGCCGATGTTCTCGGTGCGCTCGTTCACGCTGGTCGCGATGTCGGCGATCGCCTCTACCGCGTCAGGCGAGAACTGCAGCGTGACCCCTTCCGTTTTCAGCAGCTCGACGTACTGCGTGATCAGGGCGTTCCGCGGCTCGGT
The Candidatus Methylomirabilota bacterium genome window above contains:
- a CDS encoding acetylornithine transaminase, which produces MSQDTKTLLDLANRYLMQNYARAPLCLVRGEGVRVWDTDGKEYLDFVGGIAVDALGHSHPKIVGAIREQATTLLHVSNLYQIPSQIHLAKLLCEHSFADRAFFCNSGTEANEAAIKLVRKYAKDVLSTDRVDIVTMRGAFHGRTMGALSATPNEKYQHGFEPLLPGFKYVPFGDLRAAERAVDNRTAAILVEPIQGEGGVNVAPDGYLAGLRGLCDTSGALLVFDEIQTGMGRTGRLWAHQHWGVEPDVMTLAKALASGIPIGAMLAKEFCARVMLAGTHGTTFGGNPFATTVGVATVTTMLEDKLPERADRVGTYLLDRLRALRLPALREVRGKGLLIGIELDRPASGVVAACRDQGLLVLSAGDTVLRLTPPLVVDETDVDRAVEILTHVFGRSAS
- the argB gene encoding acetylglutamate kinase: MEKLIEKAGTLMEALPYIRAFWGKTFVIKYGGAAMEAPHLTEGFALDVILLKYVGMNPVIVHGGGPQIDTFMKRLGKEPRRVGGMRVTDEETMEIVEMVLVGRINQEIVGLINYHGGRAVGLSGKDGTLIRARKMTHRTAAGADVDIGLVGEVEAVNPELLRLLENNGFIPVIAPVGVGVDRETYNINADLVAGEVAAALSAEKLIHLTDVEGIRGPGGDLLSTLTQAEARRLVAAGVIEGGMLPKVDSALRALAGGTAKAHILDGRIAHAILLEIFTKEGIGTEIVL